The sequence below is a genomic window from Halosolutus gelatinilyticus.
GGGCGTACACCGGCGCGCCCGCCATCAGAATCAACGCGGCGCAGACGCCGACGACGCCGATCAGGAGCGCCCGCCGGATCCGGAGCCGACCGGCGAGCAACCCCGTGGCGATGATGGCCACGACGAACCCGGCCGTCCCCGCCGGCGCGACCAGGCCGAGCGCGGCCTCGGACACGCCGAACGCCGATTCGAGGCTGGTGAGAATCGGTCCTCGCGCCTGCATCGCGATCGCATCGCCGATGACGAACAGAAAGATGGCGAGGGTCCAGATGCGCGCCCGGTCCATAGTGGGGCTGGCGGGTCCCGGAGGAAAACGATGTCTATGTCGGACGGAGTGTATCGGCTACTCAAGCAGTCCGCGGATTCAGCTCGCAAACTGGTTCGAGAACGGGCCGCGGTACTCGGCTGCTCGACCGTGAACGAGGGTCAGTCTGCGCGTCTTCCGAATTCCCGCCCCGAGTAGAACAGCAGGCCGATTCCGAGCGCATATAGCGTCGGCCCGAGCAAGGCGATGGCCACACCTTTGGTCGAGTGCGACCGTCTCGAAAACCTCGTGACGACGTAATACTCCCCGTCGTGCTCGACGATCTCGTTGCGCTCGAACGCCTCGATCTGATCGCCGTAGACGGTGATCGATCCCGTTTCGACGGCCTCGCGAACCTCCGGAGGCAGATCCGCTGCGGGGACGGCCGCGCGTTCGACCGCTTCCGCTGAACTGAGTTCGGTGAGGGTTAGCACCGTTCCGTTCTCCTCGTACTCGTGTTCCGGCAGGTATGGTGTCCCCTCGATTCTGACGACCGGGTACCAGCCGGGGTCCTCGTAGCGTTCGGAGCGTTCGTCGAACGACTGGACGTGCCCGTCGTACTCGACGGCACCGTCCTCGAGAACTCGCTCTTCCGCCGCGCAGAGCCGGACGCCCGGACAGTTCACCACGCGTTCCGACAGCGCGATCGCCCCATCGGCCATCGCCTCGTTTTCGACCCTGTCCACGTGATACGTTCGTTCGCCGCCGCCGCCGGCGTCGGGATAGAGGTAGACCGGGTTCAGGACGAACACGACGCCGAGGAGCGCGAGGACGAGTATCCGGTACCGGCTGTCCATACGGACCATCAGTCAAACGGCAATAAATTCGTTCCTGTTTTAGAGTGGACGAAATGAAGCCGTCGATCGACCGCGGCACCGACTCGCGGCGCTTCGGGTTGATCTGGACGATCCAGATCTCGTCGGGCTTCTCTCGCCCGCGGTCGGGCATCGTCAGGAAGTCCCGGATCGGGGATTCTGCGAAAAGAGGCCGTCCCAGTAGTAGTCGCTGTCGTCATCGGACGATGTCCGATCGCTCGAGGAGCTCCGCTCCTCGCTGATCTCGACGGCCTCAAACAGCGTCGGAATCGCCGTCGACGCGAGCACCGCCTTCGGGGTCACCCCCTCGTTGTGGATGGTGTCGAACTCGCCCGCGGTGAAGGCGGTGTGGCTGCCGCCGCCCTGGCAGGCGATCGCGACGCGGGTGGGATCGTCGGTGTCGGCACCTTCTATGTCCCCTACTCCACCACGGACGACGACTTAATGTCCGGGGCGCCCCGGTCGTGCGCTCGCCGCCGGCCTCGAGTCCAGCTACACTTTCAGTACGACAACTGCGCTTTGATAACGTATGGCAAACCATCAAGCACGTTCCCGCCGTAGTGGCGCGCATCCGTCCCATGTCGATCCAGACCACGAACGAGGCGGCCGGGGACCGATTCGACTCGATCGTCGAGGTGTTGGCGAAGGCCAACGAGCCGAAGACCGGCGACGAGCTGGCGGGGATCGCAGCCGAGTCCGACGCCGAGCGGGTCGCCGCGAAGCGCGCCCTCGCCGGGATGCGCCTCGAGACGCTCCGCGAGAACCCGGTCGTTCCGCCCGACGGGGACGAGGTGTCGCGCGTCATCCAGGATGCGGTGCGGGAACCCGTCTACGACGAGATCAAAGACTGGACGGTCGCGGACCTCCGGGAGTTCCTCGTCGACAGCGCGACGGGCGAGCGCGAGATCGCGGCGATCCGACCCGGATTGACGAGCGAGATGATCGCCGCGGTGACGAAGCTCATGTCGAACATGGACCTCGTGCTCGTCACGTCGAAGATGGAGGTGACGGCCCGCTGCAACACGACGATCGGCGAGGAGGGAACCCTCTCGTTTCGACTGCAGCCGAACGATCCCGCCGACGACGTGGACAACATCGTCGACGCGACTCGGGAGGGGCTGGCCTACGGCGTCGGCGACGCGGTGATCGGCGTCAACCCGGTGACGGACAGTGTCGAGACCACGACGCGGATCCTGGAGGCGACGCACGAATTCATCCGGGAGTGGGACGTCCCGACGCAGAACTGCTGTCTCTCCCACGTCACCACCCAGATGGACGCCCTCCGCGAGGGCGCGCCGGCGGACCTCGTCTTCCAGAGTCTGGCCGGCACCGAGGCCGGCAACGACGAGTTCGGCGTCGACGTCGAGTTGCTGGACGAGGCGCACGACCTGGCGCAGCGCCGCTGTACCTCTTCGGGGCCGAACGTGCTGTACTTCGAGACGGGACAGGGCGCGGAGCTCTCGGGCGACGCCCACCACGGCGTCGACCAGCTCACGCTCGAGGCGCGCTGTTACGGCCTCGCGAAGCGGTACGATCCGTTCCTCGTCAACACCGTCGTCGGCTTCATCGGCCCGGAGTACCTCTACGACGGCCAGCAGGTCATTCGCGCGGGCTTAGAGGACGTGTTCATGGGGCAGTTGCACGGCATCTCGATGGGCATCGACGCCTGCTACACGAACCACATCCAGGCCGACCAGAACGACATCGAGAACCTCGCCGTCCTGCTCGCGGCCGCGGGAACGAACTACTTCATCACGGTCCCGATGGGCGACGACGTGATGCTGAACTACCAGTCGAACAGCTACCACGACGCCGCCGCGCTCTGGGAGATCTTCGATCTTGAACCCGCGCCCGCCTTCGCGGAGTGGCTCGCCGAGCAGGGCCTCTGGCGCGACGGCCGACTGACCGATCGCGCGGGCGACCCCACGATCTTCACCTGACCACCATCTTCGCTGTCCACCGAATTCAGACCATGTCATCCGATACGAACCCACCCACCGAGACCGACCTCGAAGACCGCGCCGACGAGGAGGCGCTCCGCCGCATCGTCGATCGAACGCCGACGCGACTCGGCGTCGGCCGCGCCGGCCCGCGCCCGACGACGGACGCGTTGCTCGAGTTCCGGGCGGATCACGGTACCGCCCGCGACGCCGTCCTCTCGCACGTCGACGACGGCGTCATCGACGACCTCGGGCTGGTGCGACTTCGGACGCGAGTTGCCGACAAGGACCAGTACCTGGCCCGCCCCGACCTCGGCCGTGAACTCGCGCCGGAGAGCGTCGAGACCCTCCGCGAGGAGTGTGCGTCCGCGCCCGAGGTCCAGATCGTCGTCAGCGACGGCCTCTCCTCGACCGCAGTCGAGACGAACGTTCCCGAACTGCTCCCGGTTCTGCAAGCCGGCCTCGCGGACCGCGACGTCCAGGTCGGCACGCCGGTCTTCGTCGAGTACGGCCGCGTCGACGTGATGGACGCGATCGGCGAGGAACTCGACGCCGACTGCTGCGTGAACCTCGTCGGCGAACGCCCGGGCCTCAGATCGGCCGAGAGCCTGAGCGCGTACCTCGTCTACGGGCCGGAACGGGGCGCGCCGACCGCGAAGAAGTCCGTGATCTCGAACGTCCACGACGGCGGCCTGCCGCCGATCGAGGCCGGCGCCGAACTCGTCGACCTCCTCGTCGAGATGCTCGAGAGGGAGGCCAGCGGGATCGACCTCCAGGAGGCCGACCGCGAGTTCAAACCGGAGTAACCTGGGGTGATCGTCGTGACGGATCCTCCGCGGACGTTGACGAGCATCGGCGTCGACGTCGGGACGACGACCACGCACGCGATCGTCAGCCGTCTGCGCGTCGAGACGCCGCCCGGCGGCGGCGCGAGTCCGACGATCGCCGATCGCGAGATCGTCCACCGCGGCTCGGTACGCGAGACGCCGCTGCTCGACGCCGAAACGATCGACGTCGAGCGGGTGGCCGAACTCGTCGAGGACGAACTCGACGCGGCGGGCGTGGCGCCCGCGGCGATCGACACGGGGGCGGTCATCATCACCGGCGAGACCGCTCGTCGGGAGAACGCCGAACCCCTCGCACACCGGCTGGCGGACGACGCGGGTCAGTTCGTCGCGGCGACGGCCGGCGCCTCGCTCGAGGCGATCCTCGCGGGGCGGGGCTCCGGCGCGGCAGCGCGGGCCGCCCGTTTCGGCGGCCTCGTCGCCAACGTGGACGTCGGCGGCGGGACGACGAACGTGGCGATCTTCGACGGCGACGATTCGAGTCGCGGTGCGTCGGGCTCGCCCGGCGACCCCGTCGCCGTCCGGGAGACCCGCTGTCTCGACGTCGGCGGCCGCCTCGTCGCGTTCGACGACGCGGGCCGGATCGCGTCGATCTCGCCGCCCGCCCGGACTCTCGTCGAGGCGATCGACGCGCCGATCGCCGAGGGCGAGTCGCCCGACGAGGCCGCGCTCGAGGCCCTCGCGGCCGCGATGGCCGATCGGATCGTCGATCTGGTTGCGGGACCGCCGTTCGACGAGCGAACGCGCGCGCTCGCGATCGGGAACCTCCCCGAGGACCCGATCGACCTTTCGGGCGTCGTCTTCAGCGGCGGCGTCGGTCGACTCGTCGCGTCCCCGCCCGAGGACCCCTTCGCCTACGGCGACCTCGGCGGGCCGCTCGCGGCCGCGCTCGCCGACCACAAGCGGGTTCGATCGTGGCCGGTTCGCGACCCCGCGGAGGACATCCGGGCGACGGTCGTCGGCGCGGGCACGGAGACGACGACGCTCAGCGGCCGAACCGTCTCGCTCGATCCGTCGGCGCTCCCCCTGCGAAACGTGCCGGTCGTCCCGGTTTCGAACCTCGCTGACTGCGATGGCGATTCGCTCGCGTCCCGATTCGACGCCGCCGTCGCGGAGCACGCCGAGCGTCGAGAGTTCGACGCGGTGGACGCGATCGCGCTCTCGATCGACGACGTGGGGCCGCTCTCGTACGATCGACTCGTCGCCGTCGCCGACGCGCTCGCCGGCGCGCTCGGGTCGCTCCCGCCGTCGCTCCCGGTGGTCGTCGTCACGCGACAAAACTGCGCGAAGGCCCTCGGACAGGCGCTTCGCCGGAAGCGCGATCGCCCCCTGGTGGTCCTCGACGAACTCGCCCCCGCGGGCGGGGACTACCTCGACGTCGGCGAGCCGATGACCGGCGGCGAGAGCGTTCCCGTCGTGGTAAAAACGTTAGCGTTCGGCACCTAATGCGCCGTCGGTCCGTCACGGTCCCGGGGCGACGGCGTCACTCCGTTCGTTCGGACTCCCGGTCCGCGTCGTCGTCCGGCGAGCGCCGATCGTCACCTCGTGACGGCAACGGCGCGTCGTCGGCGCGCGAGGGGTGGATGTTGAAGTTGTTCCCGCGGTACGGATCGCTCTCCGGGTCGTAGGAGAGCTCGCTCCGCTCGAAAAGGTAGGCGAAGAAGCCGAACACCGGTACGCAGAAGGTGATCGCCGCCCACTTCTCCCGGGGCTTCAGCCCGACCCGGGCGGCGTCATAATAGGTGAACGCCGTAAGCCCGAGGTGCCAGGCGAGCGGAACCCCCACGACCGCGGCCAGCAGCAGGGTGCGCATAGGCGACGTACGGGCCGAAGGTACAAAATCACCCTCCGGGTCGGATGACGGTCGGAACGCGCCCGCGACCGACGCCGATCGGTGCGGGGAGTCGTCGAGTCTCTCCGCCAAACGAGTCGGCGTTCCGGCTCGTTCGACGCGGTCGTTCGACTCGATACACGAATGCGGGCCGCTGAACCCAGTTAACCACACGCTACGTCGGCGAAACGAGCCGCGGTTCGCGTTCAATCGTTCTGACAGGACGGGGATCCCGCACGGCGCTTTCCGGACTCCTTCGCAGGTTTGGGTTCGCTTTCAGCGGCGAAACCCGTTATTCCAGCGTCGAACGGTTTGGTCGATTTATTCCGGTCGTCGGTGACGCTGCCGTTGCCCTGCGGGGCAAATCACCTTATGACTCGGATAGGACGCGGTACGGCGAGACGAACGGTGCTCATCGTCGCGATCGCAGTCGGCCTCCTCGCGATGACCCTCGGTGCCGGAACGGCGGCCGCACAGACGGACGGTATCGAACAGGTTAGCAACGAGTCGGACGAGACTACCGAAGTCGTCGAAGACGACTCGAACAACGAAGTCGACGAGCAGGAGGACGCCGAGGTCGACGAGGAGACGGAGGAGATCACGGCTCCCGACGACCTCCCGATCGATGACACGGTCGCACCGGAGGTGCCCGAGATCGAAGAACCCGAAGTCGAAGAGCCTGAAGTCGAAGAGCCCGAAGTCGAGGAACCAAACGTAACGGTTCCCGATCTCAACTCTAGCGAGTTGCTCTAGGCGCGCTGCCGCTGCGTGATTTTTTCTCCGGCGGGAGGCCGAGGGTCCGATAGTAGATCGTCGATCGATCGCCTCAGTTAACCTCGAACTCGATCGCTGCACCCTGGCGCGACCACCTTTTGTCTCGGCCGACTCACTCACTTCGTTCGTGAGCGCCCTCGCAAAATCTGGTCCAAAAGGCTCAGATCGATCGCCTCAGTTAACCTCGAACTCGATCGCTGCACCCTGACCGAAGCCGACGCAGAGCGTCGCGAGGCCGAGTCCGCCGTCCCGGCGTCGCAGTTCGTGGATCAGCGTCACGGGCAGGCGCGCGCCGGAGGCGCCCAGCGGGTGGCCGAGCGCGATCGCGCCGCCGTTGACGTTGAACCGCTCGGGATCGGCGCCGAGTTCGTCCCGAGAGTAGACGGCCTGGCTGGCGAACGCCTCGTTGAGTTCCACGAGATCGTACTCCTCGATATCGCGGCCGTTGCGCTCGAGCAAGCCGCGGGTGGCGGGCACCGGGCCGATCCCCATCACGGTCGGGTCGACGCCGGCGACGTTGTTCATGCCGACCTCGGCGAGGATTTCGAGGTCGTGCTCCTCGGCGAACGCCTCGCTCGTCACCAGCAGGGCCGACGCCCCGTCGGAGATCTGGGAGGCGTTGCCGGGCGTGACGGTCCCGTCGGACTTGAAGACCGTCGGCAGTTCGGCCAACTTCTCCTTCGTGGTCCCCGGTCGGATGCCCTCGTCCTCGGAGACGGTACCGTCCTCGGTCTCGATCGGGACGATCTCGCCGTCGAACCGACCCTCCTCGGTCGCCTCGGCGGCGCGCTGTTGGCTCCGGGCGGCGTACTCGTCCTGTTTCTCGCGGCTGACGTCGTACTCCTCGGCGACCTTCTCGGCGGTCATCCCCATCTGGAGCTCGCCGATGTTGTAGAGTTCGGCCAGTCGCGGGTGGACGTTATGGGTGTTCTCGCCCATTGGAACCCGGCTCATCGACTCCACGCCGCCGGCGATGACGGCGTCGCGGTTCCCCGCGGCGATCGCGTCCGACGCGGAGATGACCGCCTGCATCGAGGAGGCGCACCAGCGGTTGATCGTCGTCGCGGGGACGTTCTCACCCAGTTCGGACAGGAGGGCGATGACGCGGGCCAGGTTGTTGCCCTGCTCGCCGCGCTGCTGCGCGCAGCCCCACATGAGGTCGTCGATCTCCTCGCCCGAGAGCCCCGTCTCCGCGAGAATCTCGTCGATCAGCGGCACCGAGAGGTCTTCGCTGCGAACGTCGGCGAAGACGCCGTCTTCTTTCCCCTGCGGCGTTCGAACTGCCTCGACGATGACCGGTGTCTGTGTCATACCGTACCGGATGTCCTTCACGAACTTAAATCCGGTACAACTCTACGGGACGGGCTCGCGGTTTACGCGCTCTACTTGGTGAAATCGGCGTTTCACCTACCGCTGTTTGTTTATCACAGTGATACGATAGCTCGTACATGGCAGATAGAACGACGGTACTCGCGATCGCGCTCGCCGCGTTGCTCGTCGGGTCGGCGATCGGTGCCGGACTCGCGGGCGTGTTCGACGGAACGCCGACCGCAAGCGCGGAGCGAGAGGAACCGGAATCCGACCGAACCCCGCTTGACGGCTCGGATGCCCCCGAACTCTCGACGTTCGAGTCCGACGAGGCGTTCGCCGCGTACTTCCAGAACGATCGATCGGGCGCCTACATCATGGGCGGGTCGACGAACACGAGCGGCGGTGCTGACGACGCAGCGGTCGAAACAGACGCCGCTGAAGCGGCTGACGACGGCGGCGGCGCGAACGGTGCCGACGGTGACGCTGCCGCCGCCCGCTCTTCGTCAGGCGACGAGGCCGCCGGCGATCGTCGCCACTCCGAAACGAACGTCCAGGAGGCGGCGCTCGACGAGCCGGACGTCCTGAAGACCGACGGCGAGTCGGTCTACTACGCGAACGTCCGGTACGTCTCGCGCTGGGACGAGACGTCCGTCGTCGACGTGCGCGATCCCGCGAATCCGGAGACCGTCGGCTCGATCCCGATCTCGGGCCAGCTACTGCTCGCCAACGACACGCTCGTCGTCCTCGGCCACGACCAGGTCGCCGGCTACGACGTGAGCGACCCGGCGAACCCCGAGGAACTGTGGCGCAAGACCCTCGACGCGCGGATCGAGACCGCGCGCCTCTACGACGGCGACCTCTACCTCGTCCTCGTCGATCGGCCGGGTAGCAACCCGTGTCCGATCGAACCGCTCGAGGGCGAGCCCATCGACTGCACCGACATCGTCCGACCGAACGCGCCGTCCGACGCCGACGTCGTCTACACCGCGATGCGCGTCGAGCCGGCGTCTGGAGACGTCGAGAGCGAGGAGAGCGTCGTCGGCTCCCAGCGCCACGCGGCGACGTACGTCTCCGAGAACGCGATCTACCTCTCGTACACCCGCTCGACCCCCGAGTACGACCTCATGCAGTCGTACCTGGCGAGCGGCGACGCCGCCGACCTGTTCGACCGGGAGACCCGCGATCGCCTCCGGACGCTCGACGAGCTCGACATCTCCCACCGCGCGAAGACCGTCGAGCTCCGCGAGATCCTCGACGACTGGTTCCAGGGGATGGACGACGACGAACGCAGGGACGCCCGACAACGCTTGGACGAGGGTCTGAAGTCGTACGTCGAAGAAAACCACCGGAACCTCACCCGAACCGGGATCGTCAGGATCGATATCACCGCCGACAACCTGACCGCCGACGGCAGCGGCGAGGTACCGGGTTATCCGCTCAACCAGTTCTCGATGGACGAACACGACGACCACGTCCGCATCGCGACGACGATCCCCGGAAGCCACGGCGTCGACTCCGAAAACGACGTCTACGTCCTCGATTCGAACATGGAGGTCGTCGGCGAGGTGACGGGCCTCGGCGTCGACGAGCGGATCTACTCCGTCCGCTTCGAGGGCGACGAGGGGTACGTCGTCACCTTCCGAGAGATCGATCCGTTTTACACGCTCAACCTCTCCGATCCGACGAACCCGACCGTCGACGGCGAACTCAAACTGCCGGGCTTCTCCGAGTACCTCCATCCGCTCGAAGAGGACCTCGTACTCGGCGTCGGCCAGGAGGAGCGCCAGCCCAAACTCTCGCTGTTCGACGTGACCGATCCCGCGGACCCGATC
It includes:
- a CDS encoding thiolase family protein → MTQTPVIVEAVRTPQGKEDGVFADVRSEDLSVPLIDEILAETGLSGEEIDDLMWGCAQQRGEQGNNLARVIALLSELGENVPATTINRWCASSMQAVISASDAIAAGNRDAVIAGGVESMSRVPMGENTHNVHPRLAELYNIGELQMGMTAEKVAEEYDVSREKQDEYAARSQQRAAEATEEGRFDGEIVPIETEDGTVSEDEGIRPGTTKEKLAELPTVFKSDGTVTPGNASQISDGASALLVTSEAFAEEHDLEILAEVGMNNVAGVDPTVMGIGPVPATRGLLERNGRDIEEYDLVELNEAFASQAVYSRDELGADPERFNVNGGAIALGHPLGASGARLPVTLIHELRRRDGGLGLATLCVGFGQGAAIEFEVN
- a CDS encoding ethanolamine ammonia-lyase subunit EutB; the protein is MSIQTTNEAAGDRFDSIVEVLAKANEPKTGDELAGIAAESDAERVAAKRALAGMRLETLRENPVVPPDGDEVSRVIQDAVREPVYDEIKDWTVADLREFLVDSATGEREIAAIRPGLTSEMIAAVTKLMSNMDLVLVTSKMEVTARCNTTIGEEGTLSFRLQPNDPADDVDNIVDATREGLAYGVGDAVIGVNPVTDSVETTTRILEATHEFIREWDVPTQNCCLSHVTTQMDALREGAPADLVFQSLAGTEAGNDEFGVDVELLDEAHDLAQRRCTSSGPNVLYFETGQGAELSGDAHHGVDQLTLEARCYGLAKRYDPFLVNTVVGFIGPEYLYDGQQVIRAGLEDVFMGQLHGISMGIDACYTNHIQADQNDIENLAVLLAAAGTNYFITVPMGDDVMLNYQSNSYHDAAALWEIFDLEPAPAFAEWLAEQGLWRDGRLTDRAGDPTIFT
- a CDS encoding beta-propeller domain-containing protein, whose amino-acid sequence is MADRTTVLAIALAALLVGSAIGAGLAGVFDGTPTASAEREEPESDRTPLDGSDAPELSTFESDEAFAAYFQNDRSGAYIMGGSTNTSGGADDAAVETDAAEAADDGGGANGADGDAAAARSSSGDEAAGDRRHSETNVQEAALDEPDVLKTDGESVYYANVRYVSRWDETSVVDVRDPANPETVGSIPISGQLLLANDTLVVLGHDQVAGYDVSDPANPEELWRKTLDARIETARLYDGDLYLVLVDRPGSNPCPIEPLEGEPIDCTDIVRPNAPSDADVVYTAMRVEPASGDVESEESVVGSQRHAATYVSENAIYLSYTRSTPEYDLMQSYLASGDAADLFDRETRDRLRTLDELDISHRAKTVELREILDDWFQGMDDDERRDARQRLDEGLKSYVEENHRNLTRTGIVRIDITADNLTADGSGEVPGYPLNQFSMDEHDDHVRIATTIPGSHGVDSENDVYVLDSNMEVVGEVTGLGVDERIYSVRFEGDEGYVVTFREIDPFYTLNLSDPTNPTVDGELKLPGFSEYLHPLEEDLVLGVGQEERQPKLSLFDVTDPADPIERDSVILDDEHYSDVSRTHTAFLQDEEHGVFFVPGSEHSYVFSYEGGELEEVARVDVGGHGTRAMYVDDYLYVFGESEVVVLDETTWEEVERLEL
- a CDS encoding PLD nuclease N-terminal domain-containing protein, with translation MRTLLLAAVVGVPLAWHLGLTAFTYYDAARVGLKPREKWAAITFCVPVFGFFAYLFERSELSYDPESDPYRGNNFNIHPSRADDAPLPSRGDDRRSPDDDADRESERTE
- a CDS encoding ethanolamine ammonia-lyase reactivating factor EutA; the encoded protein is MTDPPRTLTSIGVDVGTTTTHAIVSRLRVETPPGGGASPTIADREIVHRGSVRETPLLDAETIDVERVAELVEDELDAAGVAPAAIDTGAVIITGETARRENAEPLAHRLADDAGQFVAATAGASLEAILAGRGSGAAARAARFGGLVANVDVGGGTTNVAIFDGDDSSRGASGSPGDPVAVRETRCLDVGGRLVAFDDAGRIASISPPARTLVEAIDAPIAEGESPDEAALEALAAAMADRIVDLVAGPPFDERTRALAIGNLPEDPIDLSGVVFSGGVGRLVASPPEDPFAYGDLGGPLAAALADHKRVRSWPVRDPAEDIRATVVGAGTETTTLSGRTVSLDPSALPLRNVPVVPVSNLADCDGDSLASRFDAAVAEHAERREFDAVDAIALSIDDVGPLSYDRLVAVADALAGALGSLPPSLPVVVVTRQNCAKALGQALRRKRDRPLVVLDELAPAGGDYLDVGEPMTGGESVPVVVKTLAFGT
- the eutC gene encoding ethanolamine ammonia-lyase subunit EutC gives rise to the protein MSSDTNPPTETDLEDRADEEALRRIVDRTPTRLGVGRAGPRPTTDALLEFRADHGTARDAVLSHVDDGVIDDLGLVRLRTRVADKDQYLARPDLGRELAPESVETLREECASAPEVQIVVSDGLSSTAVETNVPELLPVLQAGLADRDVQVGTPVFVEYGRVDVMDAIGEELDADCCVNLVGERPGLRSAESLSAYLVYGPERGAPTAKKSVISNVHDGGLPPIEAGAELVDLLVEMLEREASGIDLQEADREFKPE